A region from the Malus domestica chromosome 07, GDT2T_hap1 genome encodes:
- the LOC114826083 gene encoding mitochondrial import inner membrane translocase subunit TIM14-1-like codes for MLGRAHSFFPNSQQPKATTSFEKPLNEGQTPNSQLSHDTFNDMATPLLAGLAVAATALAGRYGIQAWHAFKTRPPKARMRKFYEGGFQPTMTKREAALILGIRESAAADKVKEAHRKVMVANHPDAGGSHYLASKINEAKDVMLGKTKGSGSAF; via the exons ATGCTGGGCAGAGCACACAGCTTCTTCCCCAACTCACAACAACCCAAAGCCACAACCAGCTTCGAGAAGCCTCTGAATGAAGGACAAACCCCAAATTCTCAGCTCAGTCACGACACATTCAACGATATG GCTACACCATTGTTGGCTGGTCTTGCAGTAGCTGCTACTGCCCTTGCTGGTAGATATGGTATCCAGGCTTGGCATGCGTTTAAGACACGACCACCAAAAGCTAGAATGCGGAAATTTTATGAAGGTGGCTTCCAGCCGACAATGACAAAGAGGGAAGCAGCTCTTATTCTTGGTATTAG GGAAAGTGCAGCTGCAGACAAGGTCAAGGAAGCACATAGAAAGGTGATGGTTGCGAACCATCCTGATGCAGGTGGCAGTCATTACCTTGCTTCCAAAATCAATGAAGCCAAAGATGTGATGCTCGGGAAGACAAAGGGCAGCGGATCAGCATTTTGA
- the LOC114826082 gene encoding protein IQ-DOMAIN 3-like isoform X4 → MGRKGSWFSALKKALTPDPKEKKDQTHKSKKRWFGKYKNEDAVSSWAETAFIIPASAPAPASALAPAPPPPPTPPPKEDVKLAEAENAQNKHVYSVALATAAAAEAAVAAAQAAAEVVRLTAVPMPRYPGKSMQEVAAIKIQTAFRGHMARRALRALRGLVRLKSLLQGQSVKRQATTTLRCMQTLARVQSEIRARRIRMSEENQAFQRQLQQKQEKELEKIKKDSMGEDWDDSIQSKEQVEAKLQMKQEAAMRRERALAYSFSHQMNSSNPAHPTFMDPSNPRWGWSWLERWMAARPWESRSTADFNDRASMRSAASRASMPVGEITKAYALRDKPSPRTPTALRSSRPASRQSPSTPFSRAPSSASVTGRTPRGNGWGGDEDSRSTLSIQSERFNRRHSITGSSVRDDESLASSPSVPSYMTPTKSTKARSRLATPSSNQSEKNGTPSEMGSVTSAKKRLSFSASPAGPRRHSGPPRVDSSSIKGPPVHERKGSR, encoded by the exons ATGGGGAGGAAAGGGAGTTGGTTTTCTGCATTGAAGAAAGCCCTCACCCCTGatccaaaggaaaagaaagaccAG ACTCACAAGTCAAAGAAGAGATGGTTTGGGAAGTACAAGAATGAGGATGCGGTATCTTCCTGGGCAGAAACCGCATTTATTATCCCTGCCTCCGCCCCCGCCCCTGCCTCCGCCCTCGCCCCcgcccctcctcctcctccgaccCCGCCTCccaaagaagatgtcaaattAGCTGAGGCTGAGAATGCACAGAACAAACATGTTTACTCTGTGGCACTTGCCACTGCCGCGGCTGCAGAGGCAGCTGTGGCTGCTGCTCAGGCTGCCGCGGAGGTTGTTCGCCTCACAGCTGTGCCCATGCCCCGTTACCCTGGAAAGTCGATGCAGGAGGTTGCAGCTATCAAGATTCAGACTGCATTCCGAGGGCACATG GCCAGAAGGGCGTTACGAGCTTTGAGGGGGTTGGTGAGGTTGAAATCATTGCTACAAGGCCAATCTGTTAAACGGCAAGCAACTACAACGTTAAGATGCATGCAGACTCTTGCTCGTGTGCAGTCTGAGATTCGTGCAAGGAGGATTAGAATGTCCGAGGAGAATCAGGCTTTTCAGAGACAGCTCcaacagaaacaagagaaggAGCTTGAGAAAATCAAAAAAGATTCT ATGGGAGAAGATTGGGATGATAGCATTCAATCCAAGGAACAGGTCGAGGCAAAGCTACAAATGAAACAAGAGGCTGCTATGAGACGAGAAAGGGCGTTGGCTTATTCATTCTCTCACCAG ATGAACTCTTCGAATCCTGCACACCCGACCTTTATGGATCCCAGCAATCCCCGCTGGGGTTGGAGTTGGTTAGAGAGATGGATGGCTGCAAGGCCGTGGGAGAGCCGAAGTACAGCAGACTTCAATGACCGGGCCTCCATGAGGAGTGCAGCAAGCCGTGCCTCCATGCCAGTGGGGGAAATCACCAAAGCTTATGCTCTTCGCGATAAGCCTTCTCCTAGGACCCCTACTGCCCTAAGATCAAGCAGGCCTGCCAGTCGCCAATCCCCTTCAACTCCTTTCTCCAGGGCACCATCGTCAGCATCAGTAACCGGGAGAACCCCAAGAGGAAATGGCTGGGGTGGAGACGAGGACTCCAGGAGCACACTCAGCATCCAGTCAGAGCGCTTCAATAGGAGGCATAGCATCACAGGATCCTCTGTCAGAGATGATGAGAGCCTTGCAAGCTCGCCTTCAGTTCCAAGTTACATGACACCCACGAAATCAACAAAGGCCAGGTCGAGGTTGGCAACCCCAAGCTCAAACCAGTCAGAGAAGAACGGGACACCATCAGAGATGGGATCAGTGACGTCTGCAAAGAAGCGGCTGTCATTCTCTGCATCACCGGCTGGACCAAGGAGGCACTCCGGTCCTCCTAGGGTTGATTCTAGCTCCATTAAAGGCCCTCCAGTGCACGAGAGGAAAGGCAGCAGGTAG
- the LOC114826082 gene encoding protein IQ-DOMAIN 3-like isoform X2 translates to MGRKGSWFSALKKALTPDPKEKKDQTHKSKKRWFGKYKNEDAVSSWAETAFIIPASAPAPASALAPAPPPPPTPPPKEDVKLAEAENAQNKHVYSVALATAAAAEAAVAAAQAAAEVVRLTAVPMPRYPGKSMQEVAAIKIQTAFRGHMARRALRALRGLVRLKSLLQGQSVKRQATTTLRCMQTLARVQSEIRARRIRMSEENQAFQRQLQQKQEKELEKIKKDSMGEDWDDSIQSKEQVEAKLQMKQEAAMRRERALAYSFSHQKMNSSNPAHPTFMDPSNPRWGWSWLERWMAARPWESRSTADFNDRASMRSAASRASMPVGEITKAYALRDKPSPRTPTALRSSRPASRQSPSTPFSRAPSSASVTGRTPRGNGWGGDEDSRSTLSIQSERFNRRHSITGSSVRDDESLASSPSVPSYMTPTKSTKARSRLATPSSNQSEKNGTPSEMGSVTSAKKRLSFSASPAGPRRHSGPPRVDSSSIKGPPVHERKGSR, encoded by the exons ATGGGGAGGAAAGGGAGTTGGTTTTCTGCATTGAAGAAAGCCCTCACCCCTGatccaaaggaaaagaaagaccAG ACTCACAAGTCAAAGAAGAGATGGTTTGGGAAGTACAAGAATGAGGATGCGGTATCTTCCTGGGCAGAAACCGCATTTATTATCCCTGCCTCCGCCCCCGCCCCTGCCTCCGCCCTCGCCCCcgcccctcctcctcctccgaccCCGCCTCccaaagaagatgtcaaattAGCTGAGGCTGAGAATGCACAGAACAAACATGTTTACTCTGTGGCACTTGCCACTGCCGCGGCTGCAGAGGCAGCTGTGGCTGCTGCTCAGGCTGCCGCGGAGGTTGTTCGCCTCACAGCTGTGCCCATGCCCCGTTACCCTGGAAAGTCGATGCAGGAGGTTGCAGCTATCAAGATTCAGACTGCATTCCGAGGGCACATG GCCAGAAGGGCGTTACGAGCTTTGAGGGGGTTGGTGAGGTTGAAATCATTGCTACAAGGCCAATCTGTTAAACGGCAAGCAACTACAACGTTAAGATGCATGCAGACTCTTGCTCGTGTGCAGTCTGAGATTCGTGCAAGGAGGATTAGAATGTCCGAGGAGAATCAGGCTTTTCAGAGACAGCTCcaacagaaacaagagaaggAGCTTGAGAAAATCAAAAAAGATTCT ATGGGAGAAGATTGGGATGATAGCATTCAATCCAAGGAACAGGTCGAGGCAAAGCTACAAATGAAACAAGAGGCTGCTATGAGACGAGAAAGGGCGTTGGCTTATTCATTCTCTCACCAG AAGATGAACTCTTCGAATCCTGCACACCCGACCTTTATGGATCCCAGCAATCCCCGCTGGGGTTGGAGTTGGTTAGAGAGATGGATGGCTGCAAGGCCGTGGGAGAGCCGAAGTACAGCAGACTTCAATGACCGGGCCTCCATGAGGAGTGCAGCAAGCCGTGCCTCCATGCCAGTGGGGGAAATCACCAAAGCTTATGCTCTTCGCGATAAGCCTTCTCCTAGGACCCCTACTGCCCTAAGATCAAGCAGGCCTGCCAGTCGCCAATCCCCTTCAACTCCTTTCTCCAGGGCACCATCGTCAGCATCAGTAACCGGGAGAACCCCAAGAGGAAATGGCTGGGGTGGAGACGAGGACTCCAGGAGCACACTCAGCATCCAGTCAGAGCGCTTCAATAGGAGGCATAGCATCACAGGATCCTCTGTCAGAGATGATGAGAGCCTTGCAAGCTCGCCTTCAGTTCCAAGTTACATGACACCCACGAAATCAACAAAGGCCAGGTCGAGGTTGGCAACCCCAAGCTCAAACCAGTCAGAGAAGAACGGGACACCATCAGAGATGGGATCAGTGACGTCTGCAAAGAAGCGGCTGTCATTCTCTGCATCACCGGCTGGACCAAGGAGGCACTCCGGTCCTCCTAGGGTTGATTCTAGCTCCATTAAAGGCCCTCCAGTGCACGAGAGGAAAGGCAGCAGGTAG
- the LOC103417683 gene encoding protein REBELOTE, whose amino-acid sequence MGKLGKKARKFSKKNLQSVLRKNRKLNSKFNKRRTSKKGGKEDSGKEQKKDAVELSNARNTEGIYIEDTPLDAIFSEDENDVFGDDSDSDGYLSEDSSDLHCETENSQEGNFGSSGSDLSAQNREIQLELAKKMKKLDKLKDKDPDFSNFLENYHKRSEQFRNKKYADEDEMSEDDMQPENVDGVNTHASKLLTSSAIDSLCQLVKEHQSVPAFTSLLNGYRAACHYGAETTSVFNADSCHGIQNSETFCKILMFMLNEADNVFRGLLGISSSNPKKEKSMDLSKNSKWNTLKPLIKSYLRSTLLLLNEVNDSEILAFSLSRIRASMIFFVAFPSLLRRLIKIDVHLWATGKGTISSLSFLIIRDVASVFRSDCFDTCFINTYKSFIGHCLFMEPVIFQHVQFLRNSFVELCSVDLQKASSKAMVSIKQLSKILKQGLLTKKKEAVKKICGWQYTSCIDLWVTFISANIPDYDLQPLLFMIIQIINGVAVLFSGPRYLPLRVKCIQWLNQLSSSSGIFIPIASLVVDILEYKIGKDVGKPGKDTNIMCSVKFPKNWLKSRNFQEQCVVSVIELLSAHFAQWSYHISFPDLVTIPLVRLRKFHEITTIESFKRIVKRFIDQVEQNIEFVRKKRDEVPFSPKDQQSVESFLQLEKHSGNTPFAQYYKSIIDKAASRNLALFEKFSEVDKINKKTQKKTKQPPNDKVTQGANGKHSEKRKANASINGGRQGKMRRKEKSES is encoded by the exons ATGGGAAAGCTGGGGAAGAAGGCGAGGAAGTTCTCGAAGAAGAATCTTCAGTCCGTTCTCAGAAAAAACCGCAAGTTGAATTCCAAGTTCAACAAAAGGAGAACTTCCAAGa AAGGTGGGAAAGAAGATAGTGGTAAAGAACAGAAAAAGGACGCAGTGGAGTTGTCCAATGCAAG AAATACTGAAGGAATCTACATAGAAGACACTCCTCTTGATGCGATATTCAGTGAAGATGAGAATGATGTGTTTGGAGATGATTCAGACAGTGATGGGTATCTTTCTGAG GACTCAAGTGATCTGCATTGTGAAACTGAGAATTCTCAAGAAG GAAATTTTGGCAGTAGTGGTAGTGATTTATCTGCGCAGAACAGGGAAATTCAACTTGAACTTgcgaagaaaatgaaaaaattagacaaattgaAGGATAAG GACCCAGATTTTTCTAACTTTCTCGAAAACTATCATAAGCGGTCTGAACAGTTCAGAAACAAAAAG TATGCTGATGAGGATGAGATGAGCGAGGATGATATGCAGCCAGAGAATGTTGATGGTGTTAACACTCACGCTAGCAAGTTGTTGACCAGCTCTGCCATTGATTCATTGTGTCAACTAGTCAAAGAGCATCAAAGTGTGCCTGCGTTTACTAGTCTATTAAATGGGTACCGTGCTGCATGCCACTATGGAGCTGAAACAACCAGTGTCTTTAATGCTGATTCTTGTCATGGAATTCAGAACAGTGAAACCTTTTGCAAGATATTGATGTTCATGCTTAATGAGGCTGATAATGTATTTAGGGGGCTACTGGGCATATCAAGCTCCAATCCCAAGAAAGAGAAGAGTATGGACTTgagcaaaaattcaaaatggAATACTCTTAAGCCACTGATAAAATCGTATTTGAGGAGCACCCTTTTACTACTGAATGAGGTTAATGACTCTGAGATATTGGCCTTCTCCTTATCACGGATCAGAGCTTCTATGATATTTTTTGTTGCTTTCCCTTCGTTGCTCCGCAGACTTATCAAG ATTGATGTTCATCTGTGGGCAACAGGGAAAGGGACTATATCATCTCTATCCTTTCTCATCATACGCGATGTGGCATCTGTGTTTCGCTCTGATTGTTTTGACACCTGCTTTATTAACACATATAAATCATTTATTGGTCATTGCCTATTTATGGAGCCTGTTATATTTCAACACGTACAGTTTCTAAGGAACTCCTTTGTTGAGCTATGCTCTGTGGATCTGCAGAAAGCATCTAGTAAAGCAATGGTGTCCATCAAGCAACTTTCTAAAATACTGAAGCAGGGTCTGCTGACAAAGAAGAAG GAAGCTGTCAAGAAGATATGTGGTTGGCAATACACTAGTTGCATTGATCTATGGGTTACGTTTATATCAGCTAACATACCTGATTATGATCTTCAGCCGTTGCTCTTTATGATAATTCAGATTATAAATGGAGTGGCTGTGTTGTTTTCTGGACCTAGATATTTGCCTTTAAGAGTCAAATGCATTCAATGGTTAAATCAGCTCTCGTCTTCCTCAGGAATTTTTATTCCTATTGCCTCTTTAGTGGTGGATATTTTGGAATATAAAATTGGCAAGGATGTTGGTAAACCTGGAAAAGACACCAATATTATGTGTTCTGTAAAG TTTCCAAAGAATTGGTTAAAATCGAGGAACTTTCAAGAACAGTGTGTTGTATCTGTTATTGAACTGCTTTCAGCACATTTTGCTCAGTGGAGCTATCATATTTCTTTTCCTGATCTGGTGACTATTCCCCTTGTCCGCTTGAGGAAGTTCCACGAGATAACTACTATAGAGAGTTTCAAGCGTATAGTGAAGCGCTTTATTGATCAG GTGGagcaaaacattgaatttgtgCGGAAGAAGAGAGATGAGGTGCCTTTTTCACCAAAAGATCAACAATCTGTAGAATCATTTCTCCAG CTAGAAAAGCACAGTGGCAATACTCCGTTTGCACAATATTATAAAAGCATCATCGACAAGGCTGCTTCTAGAAATTTGGCTCTATTTGAAAAG TTCTCTGAAGTAGACAAAATCAACaagaaaacacaaaagaaaacaaagcagCCTCCAAATGACAAGGTAACTCAAGGTGCCAATGGTAAACATTCGGAGAAAAGAAAAGCCAATGCGTCTATTAACGGTGGCAGACAAGGAAAGATGAGGAGAAAAGAAAAGTCTGAATCGTAA
- the LOC139197791 gene encoding uncharacterized protein, whose protein sequence is MVALETPQNAAPLEEKVEQFQDQDPYEAEETLSLCDLPTHSDSAHWEDFSKDYQSSSFDRYEDDDNLFEFVSEEFTSSTYPAEKDAIIFCGKLIPYNKEAPNFAAEKCHQKTQKIKRQETGNKTKSFSFSKKKGFFWSWRSCSFGKITKPSNTAKTSKPKNPRSASYRKCEVNKVSILSSTPSRSKWYLLMFQMARFPTEMELRDIKNRQSRRMPSTMFRSFDEGSDEKGNKGRNDSKSRAKGLWRLLRAVGCSSPHADAVVKAGLL, encoded by the coding sequence ATGGTTGCCCTAGAAACCCCGCAAAACGCTGCACCTCTAGAAGAAAAAGTAGAACAATTTCAAGACCAAGATCCCTACGAGGCAGAAGAAACCCTATCTCTGTGTGATCTTCCCACACATAGTGACTCCGCTCATTGGGAGGACTTCTCCAAAGATTACCAAAGCTCATCCTTCGACCGCTACGAAGACGATGAcaacttattcgagttcgtcAGCGAGGAGTTCACCTCCTCTACGTACCCAGCAGAGAAGGACGCCATAATCTTTTGCGGAAAACTTATACCCTACAACAAAGAAGCACCAAACTTTGCAGCGGAGAAATGTCATCAGAAGACTCAGAAGATCAAGAGACAAGAAAcaggaaacaaaacgaaaagCTTTAGCTTTTCGAAGAAGAAAGGGTTTTTTTGGTCGTGGAGATCTTGCTCTTTCGGCAAGATAACCAAACCCTCAAACACGGCCAAGACTTCGAAGCCGAAAAATCCCAGATCGGCAAGTTACAGAAAGTGTGAGGTGAATAAAGTGTCTATACTTTCCAGCACGCCGTCGAGGTCCAAGTGGTATCTTTTGATGTTTCAAATGGCGAGGTTTCCAACGGAGATGGAGCTGAGGGACATAAAAAACCGGCAGAGCCGACGGATGCCGTCGACCATGTTTAGGTCATTTGATGAAGGCAGTGATGAGAAGGGTAATAAGGGAAGGAATGATAGTAAAAGTAGGGCAAAGGGGTTGTGGAGGCTGTTGAGGGCGGTGGGGTGTAGCAGTCCACATGCAGACGCCGTCGTAAAGGCAGGGCTTCTTTAG
- the LOC114826082 gene encoding protein IQ-DOMAIN 3-like isoform X3, translated as MGRKGSWFSALKKALTPDPKEKKDQKTHKSKKRWFGKYKNEDAVSSWAETAFIIPASAPAPASALAPAPPPPPTPPPKEDVKLAEAENAQNKHVYSVALATAAAAEAAVAAAQAAAEVVRLTAVPMPRYPGKSMQEVAAIKIQTAFRGHMARRALRALRGLVRLKSLLQGQSVKRQATTTLRCMQTLARVQSEIRARRIRMSEENQAFQRQLQQKQEKELEKIKKDSMGEDWDDSIQSKEQVEAKLQMKQEAAMRRERALAYSFSHQMNSSNPAHPTFMDPSNPRWGWSWLERWMAARPWESRSTADFNDRASMRSAASRASMPVGEITKAYALRDKPSPRTPTALRSSRPASRQSPSTPFSRAPSSASVTGRTPRGNGWGGDEDSRSTLSIQSERFNRRHSITGSSVRDDESLASSPSVPSYMTPTKSTKARSRLATPSSNQSEKNGTPSEMGSVTSAKKRLSFSASPAGPRRHSGPPRVDSSSIKGPPVHERKGSR; from the exons ATGGGGAGGAAAGGGAGTTGGTTTTCTGCATTGAAGAAAGCCCTCACCCCTGatccaaaggaaaagaaagaccAG AAGACTCACAAGTCAAAGAAGAGATGGTTTGGGAAGTACAAGAATGAGGATGCGGTATCTTCCTGGGCAGAAACCGCATTTATTATCCCTGCCTCCGCCCCCGCCCCTGCCTCCGCCCTCGCCCCcgcccctcctcctcctccgaccCCGCCTCccaaagaagatgtcaaattAGCTGAGGCTGAGAATGCACAGAACAAACATGTTTACTCTGTGGCACTTGCCACTGCCGCGGCTGCAGAGGCAGCTGTGGCTGCTGCTCAGGCTGCCGCGGAGGTTGTTCGCCTCACAGCTGTGCCCATGCCCCGTTACCCTGGAAAGTCGATGCAGGAGGTTGCAGCTATCAAGATTCAGACTGCATTCCGAGGGCACATG GCCAGAAGGGCGTTACGAGCTTTGAGGGGGTTGGTGAGGTTGAAATCATTGCTACAAGGCCAATCTGTTAAACGGCAAGCAACTACAACGTTAAGATGCATGCAGACTCTTGCTCGTGTGCAGTCTGAGATTCGTGCAAGGAGGATTAGAATGTCCGAGGAGAATCAGGCTTTTCAGAGACAGCTCcaacagaaacaagagaaggAGCTTGAGAAAATCAAAAAAGATTCT ATGGGAGAAGATTGGGATGATAGCATTCAATCCAAGGAACAGGTCGAGGCAAAGCTACAAATGAAACAAGAGGCTGCTATGAGACGAGAAAGGGCGTTGGCTTATTCATTCTCTCACCAG ATGAACTCTTCGAATCCTGCACACCCGACCTTTATGGATCCCAGCAATCCCCGCTGGGGTTGGAGTTGGTTAGAGAGATGGATGGCTGCAAGGCCGTGGGAGAGCCGAAGTACAGCAGACTTCAATGACCGGGCCTCCATGAGGAGTGCAGCAAGCCGTGCCTCCATGCCAGTGGGGGAAATCACCAAAGCTTATGCTCTTCGCGATAAGCCTTCTCCTAGGACCCCTACTGCCCTAAGATCAAGCAGGCCTGCCAGTCGCCAATCCCCTTCAACTCCTTTCTCCAGGGCACCATCGTCAGCATCAGTAACCGGGAGAACCCCAAGAGGAAATGGCTGGGGTGGAGACGAGGACTCCAGGAGCACACTCAGCATCCAGTCAGAGCGCTTCAATAGGAGGCATAGCATCACAGGATCCTCTGTCAGAGATGATGAGAGCCTTGCAAGCTCGCCTTCAGTTCCAAGTTACATGACACCCACGAAATCAACAAAGGCCAGGTCGAGGTTGGCAACCCCAAGCTCAAACCAGTCAGAGAAGAACGGGACACCATCAGAGATGGGATCAGTGACGTCTGCAAAGAAGCGGCTGTCATTCTCTGCATCACCGGCTGGACCAAGGAGGCACTCCGGTCCTCCTAGGGTTGATTCTAGCTCCATTAAAGGCCCTCCAGTGCACGAGAGGAAAGGCAGCAGGTAG
- the LOC114826082 gene encoding protein IQ-DOMAIN 3-like isoform X1: protein MGRKGSWFSALKKALTPDPKEKKDQKTHKSKKRWFGKYKNEDAVSSWAETAFIIPASAPAPASALAPAPPPPPTPPPKEDVKLAEAENAQNKHVYSVALATAAAAEAAVAAAQAAAEVVRLTAVPMPRYPGKSMQEVAAIKIQTAFRGHMARRALRALRGLVRLKSLLQGQSVKRQATTTLRCMQTLARVQSEIRARRIRMSEENQAFQRQLQQKQEKELEKIKKDSMGEDWDDSIQSKEQVEAKLQMKQEAAMRRERALAYSFSHQKMNSSNPAHPTFMDPSNPRWGWSWLERWMAARPWESRSTADFNDRASMRSAASRASMPVGEITKAYALRDKPSPRTPTALRSSRPASRQSPSTPFSRAPSSASVTGRTPRGNGWGGDEDSRSTLSIQSERFNRRHSITGSSVRDDESLASSPSVPSYMTPTKSTKARSRLATPSSNQSEKNGTPSEMGSVTSAKKRLSFSASPAGPRRHSGPPRVDSSSIKGPPVHERKGSR, encoded by the exons ATGGGGAGGAAAGGGAGTTGGTTTTCTGCATTGAAGAAAGCCCTCACCCCTGatccaaaggaaaagaaagaccAG AAGACTCACAAGTCAAAGAAGAGATGGTTTGGGAAGTACAAGAATGAGGATGCGGTATCTTCCTGGGCAGAAACCGCATTTATTATCCCTGCCTCCGCCCCCGCCCCTGCCTCCGCCCTCGCCCCcgcccctcctcctcctccgaccCCGCCTCccaaagaagatgtcaaattAGCTGAGGCTGAGAATGCACAGAACAAACATGTTTACTCTGTGGCACTTGCCACTGCCGCGGCTGCAGAGGCAGCTGTGGCTGCTGCTCAGGCTGCCGCGGAGGTTGTTCGCCTCACAGCTGTGCCCATGCCCCGTTACCCTGGAAAGTCGATGCAGGAGGTTGCAGCTATCAAGATTCAGACTGCATTCCGAGGGCACATG GCCAGAAGGGCGTTACGAGCTTTGAGGGGGTTGGTGAGGTTGAAATCATTGCTACAAGGCCAATCTGTTAAACGGCAAGCAACTACAACGTTAAGATGCATGCAGACTCTTGCTCGTGTGCAGTCTGAGATTCGTGCAAGGAGGATTAGAATGTCCGAGGAGAATCAGGCTTTTCAGAGACAGCTCcaacagaaacaagagaaggAGCTTGAGAAAATCAAAAAAGATTCT ATGGGAGAAGATTGGGATGATAGCATTCAATCCAAGGAACAGGTCGAGGCAAAGCTACAAATGAAACAAGAGGCTGCTATGAGACGAGAAAGGGCGTTGGCTTATTCATTCTCTCACCAG AAGATGAACTCTTCGAATCCTGCACACCCGACCTTTATGGATCCCAGCAATCCCCGCTGGGGTTGGAGTTGGTTAGAGAGATGGATGGCTGCAAGGCCGTGGGAGAGCCGAAGTACAGCAGACTTCAATGACCGGGCCTCCATGAGGAGTGCAGCAAGCCGTGCCTCCATGCCAGTGGGGGAAATCACCAAAGCTTATGCTCTTCGCGATAAGCCTTCTCCTAGGACCCCTACTGCCCTAAGATCAAGCAGGCCTGCCAGTCGCCAATCCCCTTCAACTCCTTTCTCCAGGGCACCATCGTCAGCATCAGTAACCGGGAGAACCCCAAGAGGAAATGGCTGGGGTGGAGACGAGGACTCCAGGAGCACACTCAGCATCCAGTCAGAGCGCTTCAATAGGAGGCATAGCATCACAGGATCCTCTGTCAGAGATGATGAGAGCCTTGCAAGCTCGCCTTCAGTTCCAAGTTACATGACACCCACGAAATCAACAAAGGCCAGGTCGAGGTTGGCAACCCCAAGCTCAAACCAGTCAGAGAAGAACGGGACACCATCAGAGATGGGATCAGTGACGTCTGCAAAGAAGCGGCTGTCATTCTCTGCATCACCGGCTGGACCAAGGAGGCACTCCGGTCCTCCTAGGGTTGATTCTAGCTCCATTAAAGGCCCTCCAGTGCACGAGAGGAAAGGCAGCAGGTAG